The Candidatus Atribacteria bacterium ADurb.Bin276 genome segment GGAAAATCGATAATTTTTATTTCTCATAAAATTGATGAAGCAGTGAAAATCTCTGACCGAATTACGGTTTTAAAAGATGGTGAAAAGGTAATCACCGATACCAAGCTAAATCTCGATGAAAAAACCATTATCTACCATATGACCGGTAAATATATAGATTTAGATAACTTCCGCCATACTCCACCCGTAAAAGAAAAAAACATTGCTTTATCTCTCGAAGAGGTAGGAACTAAATTTTATAAGAAAAAAATCAGTTTAAATATTTATCAGGGTGAAATTCTAGTCGTTTTTGGTTTAATGGGTTCGGGGAAAACCACCTTAGCTCGAGGACTTTTTGGTTTTGAAACCTTAGAAGGAACCATCCGTTTATTCGGAAATCCGGTTATTATCAATCATCCCAAAATCGCCATCCACCTTGGAATCGGCTATATCCCTGAAGACCGCCGTTTTGGCCTGATTTACGAATTACCCGTTTATGCCAACATCACTTTGGCGATACTCAAAAAAATGATTCGAAACGGTGTTCTTCAGATCAAAAAAGAACATGAGGTTGCCAAGCATTACGTTCACGCTCTACAAATTAAACCTCCGAATATTTTCCGTGAAATTCTCTATTTAAGCGGTGGTAACCAACAAAAAGTTCTTCTTGCCCGTTGGTTGGCACGAGAACCCAAAATCCTGATCATGGACGAACCAACTCGTGGGATCGATGTGGGAGCCAAATTTGAAATCCGTAATTTTGTCAAAGAGATGGTCCGGGAAGGTTTAACCGTCATTTATATCACATCGGATCCTTTGGAAGCCATTGAAATGGGGGATCGGGTAGTTGTGCTTCGAAACGGACAAATAGTGACCACCTTTAATAATCCTCTGGGATTAGATAAATCAGAAATTTTAGCAGCCGCCAGTGGAGTTCATTATGGGAGGGAAAAATGATGGATAAGAATCATTTGACCAAGAATGAACAAAAAGAGAGAGTTTTATTACCATCTTACCAACCTGGGAATCTGGTACGTCTGGTTCTCCTAAAGGGTGGTTCTTTAATCGGCTTGATTGGCTTAAGTGCTTTTTTTGCCTTATCATCTCAACATTTTCTTACTATCAGTAATGTGCTTAATATTTTCCGTCAGGTTTCCGTCGTTTTAATAGCCGCCTGTGCCCAAACCATGGTGATCATTTCTGCCGGTATTGACCTTTCGGTAGGACCTCTGATAGCTCTGGGAGGAAGCGTCGGTGCGGTCGCCATGAGTTACTGGGGATGGGATTTTCTTTCTGGTGCTTTTTTGGGTGTTGTCATTGCCATGCTAGCGGGTTTTACCAATGGAATTTTAATCGCCAAAGGAAAAATCCCCGATTTCATCGGTACCTTAGGTATGCTTGGTGCTTTCCGGGGTGTGGCTTTATTGATTACCGATGGATTGCCGGTTCCCTCTCACTTCACTGCAACTGCTTTGAAAGGATACCTTCCTCCAGCACTAGTTTGGTTGGGAGCCGGTGACATCTTCCAAATCCCGGCACCGATGATCATCGCTCTTATTATGATAGGAATCACCTGGTTTATATTGATGCGAACCAGTTTCGGCCGCTCTATCTATGCGGTTGGCGGCAACAAGGAAGCTGCCCGTGCTTCGGGCATTAACGTCGAATGGACCAAAATTTGGGTGTATGGCCTATCCGGTCTCTATTGTGGAATTGGTGGATTAGTTCTCACCGGACGGATGAACTCCGCGAATGCTTTGATGGCTGAAGGTATCGAGCTTCAGACCATTGCTGCAGTTGTCATTGGAGGAACCAATCTGTTTGGCGGCCAGGGAACTATATTTGGAACTTTTATCGGTGCCATTCTGATGGGAGTGCTGGCAAACGGCTTAAATCTTCTTAATGTTGAACCCTTCTGGCAACGGGTCATCAACGGAATCATCATTGTCTCCGTGGTAATCTTTGATCAATGGAGAAGAAGAAAACTCATTTCGTAAAAAAAATTACCTTTCTTCTATCAATGAATAATTTTTTGGTATCATCCTGAGCGGCTCTCTTTCGCGCACGCTTCTTATTCTTTTGATTTTTTTCTCCCCCTCACCCCCTTATTCCCTCTCCCCCTCGGAGCTTTCTGTCAATACTCTCCCTTAAGGAATAAAAAACCAAAAAATTCATTACACAATATTAAAAGAAATTTCGCAGATAATGAATGAGGTGATCAACATGAAAGGGCTCCTGTTTGCATTACTTATCATTTTGCCCTTTATTTTTGGAAGTTATACATTAGCACAAGAATCAAATCAGAATCCCTCGAAACTGGAAAAAGCTACCCTGGCAGGTGGTTGTTTCTGGTGTTTGGAGAGTGCCATGGAAAAACTGGAGGGAGTCATCGAAGCCATCTCTGGCTATACCGGAGGCCATACCGAAAATCCCACTTATGAGCAAGTCAGTTCGGGAACCACCGGCCATTATGAAGCGGTTGAGGTTACTTTTGATCCAAAAAAAATAACCTATCGGGAAATCTTGGACGCCTTCTGGAAAAGTATCAATCCGACCGATCCCTTTGGTCAATTCGTTGATCAGGGTTCACAATACCGAACTGCCATTTTCTACCACAACCAAGAACAGAAAACTATCGCCGAGCAGTCAAAAGAAGATTTAAAAAAGTCGGGAAAATTCAATGATCCCATTGTAACCGAGATTCTCCCGGTTTTAGTTTTCTACCCGGCCGAAGAATATCATCAGGGTTACTACAAAAAGTCCAATAATCGCTACGAAGTCTACCGTTCATTTTCCGGACGGGATCAATTTCAAGAAAAATACTGGAAGGATGATGAAAACGTGACCGAAAATCAAGATAAATTCGCTAATTACCAAAAGCCAACTCCCGATGAGCTTCGGAAAAAACTTACTCCTCTTCAATATGAGGTCACTCAGGAAAATGCTACCGAAATGCCGTTCAACAATGAATTCTGGGACAACAAAAAAGAAGGCATTTACGTGGATATCGTTTCCGGCGAACCACTCTTCAGCTCTCTCGATAAGTTTGAATCCGGAACCGGTTGGCCGAGTTTCACTCAGCCTCTTATTCCAGAGAATATTGCAGAAAATACCGACAGCAGCCACTTAATGAAGCGAACTGAAGTCCGCAGCAAATATGCCGATTCTCACCTTGGGCACGTTTTTGATGACGGACCTCTGCCAACCGGACGTCGTTATTGTATCAACTCAGCCGCTTTGCGCTTTATACCCAAAGAGGATTTAGAAAAAGAAGGGTACGGAGAATTCATCAAGCTCTTCGAGAAGTAATTGAATGACTTTACCCGCCCTGCGGGGACCAAAACACCCGCAGGACGGTACAACCCCCTCCATTTTCCACTTCAGTTATTTCTCTTCTCTTTGTTCGCGACTATTTTGGTCTGATCGTTCGGAAGTTTCGGAAGATATAACGTAGGCAAGCAGGACCGAGCCTTTCTTTACTGCAATATGGTGTTTGTCGGGAGCCGGCCATTCGATGGTCACCATGAAGCTTTGACCTTGTGAAACCATTTGTTTAATGAGCGAGTGTTCGATCGCATCTGAAGCCGGATAGCCGATCCCTACAGTGTTTTCCGGATATTTAGGCCGGAAGGTATTGACTAGGTAGAGAGTGGAACTCCCCAACATATTGCCATTGAGATCAAAAATTTTCACTTTGGGATTCGAGGTATAACCACTTCCTCCATTCACTTGATTGGTCACTAGTAAAGAAAAATTCAAGGCAGCAGCTTTAACCTTGACTGGTTCTGATTCAAGCTTGAAAGTCCAGGAAGCGCGGTCACCCGTCTGGGTGAGCCAAGTCCACCCATAGATAGGACCATTTCCTAAAGTATTAAACGAGAACGGTTGAACCGTAACGAAATCTCCTTCCTGGAAATACTGTGATAATCCAGATTCTTCTTCTTCCCTTTCTTCTTCTTCTCCTTCTTCTTCATTTCCTTCTTGATCTTCTTCCTCATCAGTTACCACTGATGACAACACAAAGCTGATTTGCTGATAGTCTCCTGGTTGAAAGGTTACAGGTTTACTCTGGCTGATATATCCTGGTGCATCAACAGCGACACTGGAAGAAAGTTCTCCCTCACAACCCAGAGCGGCATTCATAAGTCGATAATCTCCTGGATTGGCCAGGGAGATCGAATATTCGGTTCCAACCATGGACACCTGGGCATTATTTACAGCATCACCATTGCTGTTGGTCACCATGACTCGAAGAGAAAAAGTCGGTGGTTGAATGACTGGAAGGATAAAATGAACACCGCTTCCCTCATTGAGAGTCAAGGAAACAATCTGGATTCCCGGGTTATATCCGGTTTTCTCGGCTTGAATTTCTACTGGAGCGAACTGATCGGTTCCGGATATTTTATTTAATATGACACCTTGCAATAGATAACTCCCATCCGACCCAGTTGTAGTGGTAAAAGTCGTGTTCGGTATTCCAATTGTCACGGCTGCTAATGGTTGGTTACATTCATCCTTGACAATACCAGAAATGGACGTAGTTAGGGTGACTGGGATAGAGTCTGGACCGGAACCAGGTGGGAGAATCGGATAGCGAGCGATGGACATCGTTATCTCAGCTCGATCTTGGCTATCGGAATTCTCTCCTCGAGCAAATACCTGAGTCTCATTTCCAACGGCAGTTGCATTCACGTCACCGGATACCGTCCCATTAGCTATATTGTATGTAATATCAAGATCGCTCCCTCCGCCGGGGTCGATGTCGGCATGGTCGTCAGAACTTACGGTATCCTCATCCCAGAGGCTAATTTCCACTGGGATACTGGTCGTTCTGGAATAGAACCATACCGGATAAAACCAGTTGTATTCAGAGAGGATATTCGGATTGGCATCATCGCAACCTTCAATCACCCCAGAAGTTGGAAAT includes the following:
- a CDS encoding Zinc dependent phospholipase C — translated: MKNRIFSKKSVFYFGISVGLFILVLLISPAYSYSPPQFNDAHTEVENPNGHGTIILKAIDVLRNDGNATMADTYNQYLLQLYEGAYQADQGGSFSYLGVTLGRNYFSHFYEPSTGKGFYLTSDYSAAEGISFDWKVSTLRGPHAAATDMCNWYYAQAVQAMRDNSPELAMKYMGYALHVLSDLAVPHHATNIGAHQDRLGEELTINADASEKTTHGVYEDAVDTFLDEGLIVHATMGGIYHNDWIPSDFCTYTAQQSAQYIHDIKYQDTGPQYFLPVANIVLPLAERVCAGLMRRFYENWKNESFMVSVLKITRVKAIGSRCGKYLDCPDDADFYVKIRMGYRQFPTSGVIEGCDDANPNILSEYNWFYPVWFYSRTTSIPVEISLWDEDTVSSDDHADIDPGGGSDLDITYNIANGTVSGDVNATAVGNETQVFARGENSDSQDRAEITMSIARYPILPPGSGPDSIPVTLTTSISGIVKDECNQPLAAVTIGIPNTTFTTTTGSDGSYLLQGVILNKISGTDQFAPVEIQAEKTGYNPGIQIVSLTLNEGSGVHFILPVIQPPTFSLRVMVTNSNGDAVNNAQVSMVGTEYSISLANPGDYRLMNAALGCEGELSSSVAVDAPGYISQSKPVTFQPGDYQQISFVLSSVVTDEEEDQEGNEEEGEEEEREEEESGLSQYFQEGDFVTVQPFSFNTLGNGPIYGWTWLTQTGDRASWTFKLESEPVKVKAAALNFSLLVTNQVNGGSGYTSNPKVKIFDLNGNMLGSSTLYLVNTFRPKYPENTVGIGYPASDAIEHSLIKQMVSQGQSFMVTIEWPAPDKHHIAVKKGSVLLAYVISSETSERSDQNSREQREEK
- the rbsC_27 gene encoding Ribose transport system permease protein RbsC, which translates into the protein MMDKNHLTKNEQKERVLLPSYQPGNLVRLVLLKGGSLIGLIGLSAFFALSSQHFLTISNVLNIFRQVSVVLIAACAQTMVIISAGIDLSVGPLIALGGSVGAVAMSYWGWDFLSGAFLGVVIAMLAGFTNGILIAKGKIPDFIGTLGMLGAFRGVALLITDGLPVPSHFTATALKGYLPPALVWLGAGDIFQIPAPMIIALIMIGITWFILMRTSFGRSIYAVGGNKEAARASGINVEWTKIWVYGLSGLYCGIGGLVLTGRMNSANALMAEGIELQTIAAVVIGGTNLFGGQGTIFGTFIGAILMGVLANGLNLLNVEPFWQRVINGIIIVSVVIFDQWRRRKLIS
- the araG_2 gene encoding Arabinose import ATP-binding protein AraG, translated to MVNLEPTPSLVIKNVSKKFPGVEALKNINLDIYSGEIHAILGENGAGKSTLMKILVGIIPRDSGEILLENKSLHLENPRLALQAGIALVHQDLSLLPYLSVAENIFLGRWPKKGISIDWESMIETTNQLLNRFQVKVDPRTLVGTLSVAEQQLIEILKAISHSHVKILLLDEPTSALSGEEINRLFQILLEIKSEGKSIIFISHKIDEAVKISDRITVLKDGEKVITDTKLNLDEKTIIYHMTGKYIDLDNFRHTPPVKEKNIALSLEEVGTKFYKKKISLNIYQGEILVVFGLMGSGKTTLARGLFGFETLEGTIRLFGNPVIINHPKIAIHLGIGYIPEDRRFGLIYELPVYANITLAILKKMIRNGVLQIKKEHEVAKHYVHALQIKPPNIFREILYLSGGNQQKVLLARWLAREPKILIMDEPTRGIDVGAKFEIRNFVKEMVREGLTVIYITSDPLEAIEMGDRVVVLRNGQIVTTFNNPLGLDKSEILAAASGVHYGREK
- the msrAB gene encoding Peptide methionine sulfoxide reductase MsrA/MsrB gives rise to the protein MKGLLFALLIILPFIFGSYTLAQESNQNPSKLEKATLAGGCFWCLESAMEKLEGVIEAISGYTGGHTENPTYEQVSSGTTGHYEAVEVTFDPKKITYREILDAFWKSINPTDPFGQFVDQGSQYRTAIFYHNQEQKTIAEQSKEDLKKSGKFNDPIVTEILPVLVFYPAEEYHQGYYKKSNNRYEVYRSFSGRDQFQEKYWKDDENVTENQDKFANYQKPTPDELRKKLTPLQYEVTQENATEMPFNNEFWDNKKEGIYVDIVSGEPLFSSLDKFESGTGWPSFTQPLIPENIAENTDSSHLMKRTEVRSKYADSHLGHVFDDGPLPTGRRYCINSAALRFIPKEDLEKEGYGEFIKLFEK